Proteins co-encoded in one Marmota flaviventris isolate mMarFla1 chromosome 9, mMarFla1.hap1, whole genome shotgun sequence genomic window:
- the Sct gene encoding secretin, with product MAPWPLPPSLLLLLLLGSAARPAAPRAPRHSDGTFTSELSRLRDSARLQRLLQGLVGKRSEPDTENRTSWFKPTEGQLCLLWSDEPALQAW from the exons ATGGCTCCCTGGCCACTGCCGCCgtcgctgctgctgctgctgctgctgggctccGCCGCGCGCCCCGCGGCCCCCAG GGCTCCGCGACACTCGGACGGGACGTTCACCAGTGAGCTCAGCCGCCTGCGCGACAGCGCGCGGTTGCAGCGGCTGCTGCAGGGCCTGGTGGGGAAGCGCAG CGAGCCGGACACCGAGAACCGCACCTCCTGGTTTAAACCCACTGAGGGCCAGCTGTGCCTGCTGTGGTCAGACGAGCCAGCCCTGCAGGCCTGGTGA
- the Drd4 gene encoding D(4) dopamine receptor isoform X1 — translation MGNRSAADAGGLLAGRGPGTGTPGSGAALGAAGAAALVGGVLLIGVVLAGNSLVCVSVASERSLQTPTNYFIVSLAAADLLLALLVLPLFVYSEVHGGTWLLSPRLCDALMAMDVMLCTASIFNLCAISVDRFVAVTVPLRYHRQGRRQLLLIGATWLLSAAVAAPVLCGLNDVRGRDPAVCRLEDRDYVVYSSVCSFFLPCPLMLLLYWATFRGLRRWGAARRAKLHARAPRRPSGPGPPPAPSLPPGPCGPDCPVPGPVLHRVSCGPGCPPLDAIPEAELSPQPLTQAHQRRAKITSRERKAMRVLPVVVGAFLVCWTPFFVVHITGALCRACFVPPRLVSAVTWLGYVNSALNPLIYTVFNTEFRSVFRKALRPSCRAPGPCCASD, via the exons ATGGGGAACCGCAGCGCCGCGGACGCGGGCGGGCTGTTGGCTGGGCGTGGGCCGGGCACCGGGACCCCGGGGTCAGGCGCGGCGTTGGGGGCAGCGGGGGCGGCAGCACTGGTGGGAGGCGTGCTGCTCATTGGAGTGGTGCTGGCGGGGAATTCGCTCGTGTGCGTGAGCGTGGCGTCGGAGCGCTCGCTGCAGACGCCCACCAACTACTTCATCGTGAGCCTGGCGGCCGCCGACCTCCTCCTCGCACTCCTCGTACTGCCGCTCTTCGTCTACTCCGAG GTGCACGGCGGCACGTGGTTGCTGAGCCCCCGACTTTGCGACGCACTCATGGCCATGGACGTCATGCTGTGCACCGCCTCCATCTTCAACCTGTGCGCCATCAGCGTGGACAG GTTCGTGGCCGTGACTGTGCCGCTGCGCTACCACCGTCAGGGCCGGCGCCAGCTGCTGCTCATCGGTGCCACGTGGCTGCTCTCTGCAGCTGTGGCGGCGCCAGTACTGTGCGGCCTCAACGACGTGCGCGGGCGCGACCCTGCCGTGTGCCGCCTGGAGGACCGCGACTACGTGGTCTATTCGTCCGTGTGCTCCTTCTTCTTGCCCTGCCCGCTCATGCTGCTGCTCTACTGGGCCACGTTCCGCGGCCTCCGGCGCTGGGGAGCGGCCCGGCGAGCCAAGCTGCACGCCCGCGCGCCCCGCCGGCCCAGCGGCCCCGGCCCGCCACCTGCACCCAGCCTTCCCCCGGGACCCTGCGGGCCCGACTGTCCGGTGCCCGGGCCGGTCCTCCACCGGGTCTCCTGCGGACCCGGCTGCCCGCCTCTCGACGCCATTCCTGAAGCAGAGCTCTCGCCCCAGCCCCTGACGCAGGCCCACCAAAGGCGTGCCAAGATCACCAGCCGAGAGCGCAAGGCCATGAGGGTCCTGCCGGTGGTGGTTG GGGCCTTCCTGGTATGCTGGACGCCCTTCTTCGTGGTGCACATTACAGGGGCACTGTGTCGCGCTTGCTTCGTGCCCCCGCGCCTGGTCAGCGCTGTCACCTGGCTGGGCTATGTCAACAGCGCTCTCAACCCGCTCATCTACACTGTCTTCAACACCGAGTTCCGCTCGGTGTTCCGCAAGGCACTGCGCCCTAGCTGCAGAGCCCCGGGGCCCTGCTGTGCTTCTGATTAA
- the Drd4 gene encoding D(4) dopamine receptor isoform X2 — MGAQPRAVPPGRAHTPLPKAIHTAPAPSTCAGEQGLGSSRSSELDWTANPRGGRWEGQNPCEKPTPRSLCRRPGQYRKDTRPRLLLAADVTVHGGTWLLSPRLCDALMAMDVMLCTASIFNLCAISVDRFVAVTVPLRYHRQGRRQLLLIGATWLLSAAVAAPVLCGLNDVRGRDPAVCRLEDRDYVVYSSVCSFFLPCPLMLLLYWATFRGLRRWGAARRAKLHARAPRRPSGPGPPPAPSLPPGPCGPDCPVPGPVLHRVSCGPGCPPLDAIPEAELSPQPLTQAHQRRAKITSRERKAMRVLPVVVGAFLVCWTPFFVVHITGALCRACFVPPRLVSAVTWLGYVNSALNPLIYTVFNTEFRSVFRKALRPSCRAPGPCCASD; from the exons ATGGGGGCTCAGCCCCGCGCAGTACCCCCAGGGCGCGCGCACACACCGCTGCCTAAGGCCATCCACACCGCACCGGCGCCCTCCACGTGCGCTGGTGAACAAGGCCTGGGGTCCTCCAGGAGCAGTGAGCTGGACTGGACAGCGAATCCAAGGGGAGGCCGGTGGGAGGGGCAGAACCCCTGTGAGAAACCCACACCCAGGAGCCTCTGCCGCAGGCCAG GCCAGTACCGCAAGGACACACGACCTCGGCTCCTCCTAGCTGCGGACGTCACG GTGCACGGCGGCACGTGGTTGCTGAGCCCCCGACTTTGCGACGCACTCATGGCCATGGACGTCATGCTGTGCACCGCCTCCATCTTCAACCTGTGCGCCATCAGCGTGGACAG GTTCGTGGCCGTGACTGTGCCGCTGCGCTACCACCGTCAGGGCCGGCGCCAGCTGCTGCTCATCGGTGCCACGTGGCTGCTCTCTGCAGCTGTGGCGGCGCCAGTACTGTGCGGCCTCAACGACGTGCGCGGGCGCGACCCTGCCGTGTGCCGCCTGGAGGACCGCGACTACGTGGTCTATTCGTCCGTGTGCTCCTTCTTCTTGCCCTGCCCGCTCATGCTGCTGCTCTACTGGGCCACGTTCCGCGGCCTCCGGCGCTGGGGAGCGGCCCGGCGAGCCAAGCTGCACGCCCGCGCGCCCCGCCGGCCCAGCGGCCCCGGCCCGCCACCTGCACCCAGCCTTCCCCCGGGACCCTGCGGGCCCGACTGTCCGGTGCCCGGGCCGGTCCTCCACCGGGTCTCCTGCGGACCCGGCTGCCCGCCTCTCGACGCCATTCCTGAAGCAGAGCTCTCGCCCCAGCCCCTGACGCAGGCCCACCAAAGGCGTGCCAAGATCACCAGCCGAGAGCGCAAGGCCATGAGGGTCCTGCCGGTGGTGGTTG GGGCCTTCCTGGTATGCTGGACGCCCTTCTTCGTGGTGCACATTACAGGGGCACTGTGTCGCGCTTGCTTCGTGCCCCCGCGCCTGGTCAGCGCTGTCACCTGGCTGGGCTATGTCAACAGCGCTCTCAACCCGCTCATCTACACTGTCTTCAACACCGAGTTCCGCTCGGTGTTCCGCAAGGCACTGCGCCCTAGCTGCAGAGCCCCGGGGCCCTGCTGTGCTTCTGATTAA
- the Drd4 gene encoding D(4) dopamine receptor isoform X3, whose amino-acid sequence MAMDVMLCTASIFNLCAISVDRFVAVTVPLRYHRQGRRQLLLIGATWLLSAAVAAPVLCGLNDVRGRDPAVCRLEDRDYVVYSSVCSFFLPCPLMLLLYWATFRGLRRWGAARRAKLHARAPRRPSGPGPPPAPSLPPGPCGPDCPVPGPVLHRVSCGPGCPPLDAIPEAELSPQPLTQAHQRRAKITSRERKAMRVLPVVVGAFLVCWTPFFVVHITGALCRACFVPPRLVSAVTWLGYVNSALNPLIYTVFNTEFRSVFRKALRPSCRAPGPCCASD is encoded by the exons ATGGCCATGGACGTCATGCTGTGCACCGCCTCCATCTTCAACCTGTGCGCCATCAGCGTGGACAG GTTCGTGGCCGTGACTGTGCCGCTGCGCTACCACCGTCAGGGCCGGCGCCAGCTGCTGCTCATCGGTGCCACGTGGCTGCTCTCTGCAGCTGTGGCGGCGCCAGTACTGTGCGGCCTCAACGACGTGCGCGGGCGCGACCCTGCCGTGTGCCGCCTGGAGGACCGCGACTACGTGGTCTATTCGTCCGTGTGCTCCTTCTTCTTGCCCTGCCCGCTCATGCTGCTGCTCTACTGGGCCACGTTCCGCGGCCTCCGGCGCTGGGGAGCGGCCCGGCGAGCCAAGCTGCACGCCCGCGCGCCCCGCCGGCCCAGCGGCCCCGGCCCGCCACCTGCACCCAGCCTTCCCCCGGGACCCTGCGGGCCCGACTGTCCGGTGCCCGGGCCGGTCCTCCACCGGGTCTCCTGCGGACCCGGCTGCCCGCCTCTCGACGCCATTCCTGAAGCAGAGCTCTCGCCCCAGCCCCTGACGCAGGCCCACCAAAGGCGTGCCAAGATCACCAGCCGAGAGCGCAAGGCCATGAGGGTCCTGCCGGTGGTGGTTG GGGCCTTCCTGGTATGCTGGACGCCCTTCTTCGTGGTGCACATTACAGGGGCACTGTGTCGCGCTTGCTTCGTGCCCCCGCGCCTGGTCAGCGCTGTCACCTGGCTGGGCTATGTCAACAGCGCTCTCAACCCGCTCATCTACACTGTCTTCAACACCGAGTTCCGCTCGGTGTTCCGCAAGGCACTGCGCCCTAGCTGCAGAGCCCCGGGGCCCTGCTGTGCTTCTGATTAA